AGCGACTGTCGGCCGCCGGCATTCTTATTCCCACGGGACGCGACGTTCCCGTGACGCAGGTCGAAACGAACTGGATCGCTCCGCACCGCCAGCCGAACGTGGCGGGCGCGCCCGAGATTCGCTACCTGCCGGACGGAACCTTGCGCGATTTTCAGGCGAAACGAATCGTCGACCGCAGCCTGGTCTCGAATCCCCCGGGGGCCGTCTCCGATCATGCCACGAACATGGGGCTCAATTTCTATGGCGACAAGGGGCTGGCCCCGGGCATCACGCACATCGACTGCTTCTTTTCGGGTCAGTGGATGTTTCGCAGCGTATTGCGCACCGGCAGCGAAGAGCCGCCGCTGATCGAACGCAACCGCGTGCAGAACCACAGTTGGATCGGCTCGGTGGAAGTCGGCGCGGGAGACACCTACCGCAACTTTGATCCCGAGATTCTGGCCCGGTTCGACCTCTTGCTGGCACGCGATAATGTGCTCGCCGCGGTGGGCATCACGCACGATACGGCGCAGCCGCTACTCGGGCGGGCCATGAATTGCCTGGCGGTCGGGCGATCGCTCAGCGGTGCGGCACGGCCCGATCTCGTCGCCCCGGCCACTTCTCCCAGCGTGGCGACTACCTGGGTCAGTGCCACGGCAGCGATGCTCATCGAGATCAGCCAGCAGTGGCAAGGCGTGCCCGACATGATGCAGGCGGCGCAACGCATCGAGGTGATTCGCGCCGCGATCCTGGCAGGCGCGACCAAGCACGAGATCGAATTCACCGGGGGGGACACGCCCTGGCAACGCACCGCAGCGGAACCGTTGAGCCCCGTCTTCGGCGCCGGCGAGTTGCAGATCGACCATGCGCATCGCATCTACTCGGCCGGCAGGTATGAGCCCGGGCGCACGACGACCGTGCCGTCGACAGGCTGGGACTTGCGTCCGCTCGTGCCCGACGATCGCCCGCGTTATTACTTCGACATCGCTCGCCGCGACGAAGATCAGGACTTGTCGATCATTGCCACCTGGAATCGCGAGATCGATCCACGGTCGCTCGAAGCGCGACTTGCCAACGTCGATCTGAAGCTGTACGACGCCGATCGAAACTTCGTGCTGCTCAAGGTGTTTGGCGCGGGGACGGACGATCGCGGCGTATCGGCGGCCGACGAGGACAACATCGAACACATCTATCTGGCCGATGTCCCGCCGGGGCGCTATGCCGTCGAGTTATCGACCGACGCACCCGTGGAAGTGGCGCTGGCGTGGGATGTGCGCCCGTCGGTCGATGCTGCTCCCCCCACTCCCGATAATCCTGCGATGCGTGCGACGTGGGCGGTGCTGCTGGGCTTGCTCGGCGTCTTCGTCCTTTGGGCGTTTGTTTCTCTGTTGCGCCTACGTTCGGCACATCCATCGTCGAACGATCGCCAGAAGCCCTGATCGCGCGAACGACACGTCTGTGCCAACTACCGTCCGTGGCCGCGCCATTTTCGCATGCTGTCGTTCACACCGAACCATTCGCCGACGCGATCGAAGAGGCCGGTCGGCAGCAGGCCTTTAAGTGCGGGGGAGAGGTACGCTACCCGCGGCGCCACCACATAGGCGCGACGATGCCGGACGGCCGCTTCGATCAGGGCGGCCAGGCGTTCGGGACGCAGCATTTTCGTCGTGCGCGGGGGCTTTACGCCGGCAAACATGCCGGTGTCGACATAGCTCGGACAGACCGCCGTAACGCCCACCTGGCGATGCCCGAGCTCGGCGAGCTCGAGACGTAAAGAATCGCTAAACCCGATGACGGCCCATTTGCTCGAGGCATAGGTTGCGCCAAAAGGCAGGCCGATGAAGCCGCTGGCGCTGGCGATATTCACGAGGTGCGATTCCGAACGCGAGATCAGATCGGGCAAAAAGACGTGAGCTACCGCCACCACCCCCAGCGTGTTGACCTGATACGTCAGCAGGTGCCGATCGAGTGGCACGTCTTGAAAGGCGCCGCCAAAAACGACGCCGGCGTTGTTCACCAGCACGTCGATCGGCCCACCTTCGGCGAGCACGCGTTCGCGCAAGGCGACGATCGATTCGTGCCGCGTGACGTCGAGTGCAAAGGTCCGGCAATCTGCGCCCGCGGTGCGAATCTCGTCGGCGAGCGCCGCCAGACGCTCCTCTTGCAGATCGGCCAGCAGCAGGCTGGCCCCGGCGCGTGCCAGGCATTTGGCGATGGCGCTGCCAATGCCTCCGGCCGCACCAGTTATCAAGACACGTTTATCGCGCAGGCTTTGCATGGGGCCGCCGCAGGAATGACGCCAAGGACTCGATGCACGCAACTGGATGTTCGTGCGCTTCGAGCATACCGCCTGCGGCGCGCCAGACCAATCGTCTGGGCAGCTAGTGGTTGGCGCCGGCCGAATGCACGGCCGTCGTGTCGGCCGCGAGGGGGGAGAGCATGATGCCGGCGCGTCCTTGTGCGTGTTCGGCAATCGTCTGCAGCAGGCGATCTCGATCGATCGGCTTCGTCGCGTAGTCATCGAAGCCCGCGGACAAGCATTTCTCGCGGTCGCTGGCCATGGCGTGGGCCGTCAGGGCGATGATCGGCGCTTCATAGCCGGCATCGCGCAGCAGTTGCGTGGCCGCGTAGCCGTCCATCTCCGGCATCTGAATGTCCATGAGCACGACGTCGAAGGCGGGGGGTAAAGTCGCGGCGCCTTTGGCCGCGATCGGCATCGTTGCCAGCACCAGTTCGGTCGCGAGCTTTCCATTCTCGACGACTTCAACCTGCGCTCCCGCTTTGCACAACACGTGCGTGATCAATCGCTGATTGTCGATGCCATCCTCGGCCAACAGGATGCGTACGCCGTCGAGGCGTTGTGCCACGGAGCGAACCTCGGATGGCGCGAGCAGCGTGTCGACCGCCCCGCCCCGTCCGGTGCGCGTTTCGGTGGGGGGCTTGACCATCGTGACGTCAGTCAGCTTGCCGGTCGGAATGCGGATGCGAAAGGTGCTGCCAGAGCCCAATCGGCTGTTCACGGTGAGACTGCCACCGAGCATCTCCATGAGTCGCTTGCTGATGGTCAGGCCCAGTCCCGTGCCGCCGAATTTTCGCGAGGTGGACATATCGGCCTGGGTGAAGGGCCGGAACAGCTTGGCGAGCTGCGCTTCGCTCATGCCGATGCCGGTATCGATCACCTCGAATTCGAGCCTCGGCCGCCCCTGCTCCGATTGCACCAGCCGCGTCACGAGACGGATCTGGCCACGCTTGGTGAACTTGATCGCATTGGCCACCAGGTTGATGAGAACCTGTCGGAGCCGGGTCGGATCGGTGATGATCGTCTGCGGGATCTCGCCGTCATACTCGATCCGTAGCGGCAGGTTGGCCGCATCCGCACGCACCTGCATCAGAGCTTGTACTTCAGAGATGATCTGCAGCGGTGAGCAGCGGAGGTGCTCGACCGAGAGCTTGCCCGCCTCGATTTTCGACAAGTCGAGAATGTCGTTGATCAGCTCGAGCAGATATTCGCCATTGCGTTTGATCGTGCGCAGCGATTCGACCGTGGCCAGGTCCCAGTTGTCTTCGAGCAGGACATTCGTAAAGCCGAGAATGGCGGTCATCGGCGTGCGAATCTCGTGGCTCATGTTGGCCAGGAATTCGCTCTTCGCCTGGCTGGCCTGTTCGGCGTGGACGCGGGCCTCGCGGAGATCCCAGGCCTGCATCTCCAGTTCGATCGTCTGCTGCTCGAGCCGGGCCCGGGCCTCGTAGAGCTCGGCCGTATATTCGCTCAGTTCCGCTTCCGCATGCTTGCGCGAGCTGACATCGCGCGCAATGAGACAGCAGTAATGGGTCTGGTGGACGACCATACGCGTGACGCGCGCCTCGACCGGTACGAGGACCCCGTCCTGACGCCGCACGCGCGTCTCGGTGGCGATCGCTTCGCCGGGGGACCTCTCGTCCCAGAAGCCGTTCCACAAGCTGGCCGGAAACTCGGGGGCCACCTCGCTGAGCAAGCGTGCCACGAGTTGTGGCCGGCTGAATCCCAGGCCTTGCGCCGCCGTCTGGTTGGCCCAGATGATTCGCCCATCGCGACCGGTCCACAGAACCATATCGGGCGCATGATCGATGCTCGCCTGCATGAAAGCGTACAGCTCTTCCAGACGCGATCGGTTGGCAAGCTCGTGTTCGAGCTCGGCAATGCGTGCCTCGGCCGATTTCAACCGTGCAGTCTCGGGAGACGCCTGGTTCGTCATGTTCGATTCAGGGTGTGGCATCAATGAAGCTCGAGGGGAAACATGACTCGCGCACCATTCAGCCGAAATGGCGCGTGAAACTGGCACCGGGCGCGTAGCCGTAGGGCAGTGGCTTGCAC
The sequence above is a segment of the Pirellulales bacterium genome. Coding sequences within it:
- a CDS encoding SDR family NAD(P)-dependent oxidoreductase, with the translated sequence MQSLRDKRVLITGAAGGIGSAIAKCLARAGASLLLADLQEERLAALADEIRTAGADCRTFALDVTRHESIVALRERVLAEGGPIDVLVNNAGVVFGGAFQDVPLDRHLLTYQVNTLGVVAVAHVFLPDLISRSESHLVNIASASGFIGLPFGATYASSKWAVIGFSDSLRLELAELGHRQVGVTAVCPSYVDTGMFAGVKPPRTTKMLRPERLAALIEAAVRHRRAYVVAPRVAYLSPALKGLLPTGLFDRVGEWFGVNDSMRKWRGHGR
- a CDS encoding response regulator; the encoded protein is MPHPESNMTNQASPETARLKSAEARIAELEHELANRSRLEELYAFMQASIDHAPDMVLWTGRDGRIIWANQTAAQGLGFSRPQLVARLLSEVAPEFPASLWNGFWDERSPGEAIATETRVRRQDGVLVPVEARVTRMVVHQTHYCCLIARDVSSRKHAEAELSEYTAELYEARARLEQQTIELEMQAWDLREARVHAEQASQAKSEFLANMSHEIRTPMTAILGFTNVLLEDNWDLATVESLRTIKRNGEYLLELINDILDLSKIEAGKLSVEHLRCSPLQIISEVQALMQVRADAANLPLRIEYDGEIPQTIITDPTRLRQVLINLVANAIKFTKRGQIRLVTRLVQSEQGRPRLEFEVIDTGIGMSEAQLAKLFRPFTQADMSTSRKFGGTGLGLTISKRLMEMLGGSLTVNSRLGSGSTFRIRIPTGKLTDVTMVKPPTETRTGRGGAVDTLLAPSEVRSVAQRLDGVRILLAEDGIDNQRLITHVLCKAGAQVEVVENGKLATELVLATMPIAAKGAATLPPAFDVVLMDIQMPEMDGYAATQLLRDAGYEAPIIALTAHAMASDREKCLSAGFDDYATKPIDRDRLLQTIAEHAQGRAGIMLSPLAADTTAVHSAGANH